One part of the Oceanispirochaeta sp. M1 genome encodes these proteins:
- a CDS encoding response regulator transcription factor: MAVIAVVDDEESLRETLSYALEKEGHRVSCFENGEDAWRSFQKEAPELMILDIMMPRMDGLELCRRVRGVDQQIPLMFLSSRDEEFDRILGLEIGADDYLCKPFSLRELCTRVKVLLRRSRSAVLPESSSDQTELRLCEESFRAWWKGELLTLSISEFRILQDLSACPDSVRSREQLIQAAFPLDHYVSDRSIDSHIKRLRKKISSIDSGFDRIEAVYGLGYRFRTLS, from the coding sequence ATGGCCGTAATTGCAGTTGTGGATGATGAAGAATCTTTGAGAGAAACCCTCAGTTATGCTCTTGAAAAAGAGGGGCACAGGGTTTCCTGTTTTGAGAATGGGGAGGATGCCTGGCGTTCCTTTCAGAAGGAAGCTCCCGAGTTGATGATTCTGGATATTATGATGCCCCGGATGGATGGCCTGGAGCTGTGCCGGCGTGTGAGGGGAGTAGATCAGCAGATTCCTCTGATGTTTCTCTCATCCAGGGATGAAGAGTTTGATCGTATTCTGGGACTTGAGATCGGAGCCGATGATTATCTGTGTAAGCCTTTTTCTTTGAGAGAACTCTGTACCAGGGTCAAGGTATTGCTTCGGCGCTCCCGTTCTGCGGTCCTTCCCGAGTCCAGTTCTGATCAGACAGAGCTGAGGCTTTGTGAGGAGAGTTTCAGAGCCTGGTGGAAAGGTGAGCTTCTTACTCTCTCAATTTCAGAATTCCGTATACTTCAGGATCTGAGTGCCTGCCCCGATTCAGTACGATCCCGGGAGCAGCTGATTCAGGCGGCATTCCCTCTAGACCATTATGTTTCGGACCGTTCAATTGACAGTCATATAAAAAGACTCAGAAAGAAGATAAGTTCTATTGATTCCGGATTTGACAGAATTGAGGCCGTCTACGGTCTGGGTTATCGCTTCAGGACACTATCATGA
- the modB gene encoding molybdate ABC transporter permease subunit, with protein MNYSDVLTTLFLSVRIALLATALNLPAALLMVYYTRHEFRGKNLLDGFINLPLVMPPVTTGYLLLLLLGRRGFLGSFFDNFFGIRIAFTSAAAVIAAMVVSYPLIVRSIRISMDMVDPRYERAALTLGADKKAVFFRITLPLILPGVISGVVLGFARSLGEFGATVTFAGNIEGISRTIPLSVYSLLQVPGKEKEAGFLVLLSVLISFAAMFTSSSLNQKLLKRRLYRNESSI; from the coding sequence ATGAATTATTCAGATGTCCTGACAACCCTGTTTCTCTCTGTGAGGATAGCCCTCCTGGCTACGGCGCTTAATCTGCCCGCAGCCCTGCTGATGGTCTACTATACACGTCATGAATTCAGAGGGAAAAACCTGCTGGACGGGTTTATTAATCTTCCCCTTGTGATGCCTCCTGTTACAACAGGATACCTGCTTCTGCTTCTTCTGGGACGCCGGGGATTTCTGGGATCTTTCTTTGATAACTTTTTCGGAATAAGAATTGCATTTACATCGGCGGCGGCGGTTATTGCAGCCATGGTTGTCTCTTATCCTCTGATTGTAAGAAGTATCCGGATCTCCATGGATATGGTAGATCCACGGTATGAGAGAGCTGCCTTAACTCTCGGGGCCGATAAAAAGGCTGTTTTTTTCAGAATCACACTTCCCCTGATTCTACCGGGAGTCATCAGCGGTGTTGTTCTGGGATTTGCCAGAAGCCTGGGAGAGTTCGGAGCCACCGTCACATTTGCGGGCAATATAGAAGGGATCAGCAGAACCATACCCCTCTCTGTCTATTCTCTGCTGCAGGTTCCGGGAAAGGAGAAGGAGGCGGGATTTCTAGTCCTGTTATCCGTGCTGATATCTTTTGCTGCCATGTTCACATCTTCATCACTGAATCAGAAACTGCTGAAAAGGAGGCTGTACCGTAATGAGTCTTCAATTTGA
- a CDS encoding trans-aconitate 2-methyltransferase: MEFFKSEKNVEEYISMAAGSDGQELIDILKNYLPSGASVLEIGMGPGVDLDILKKDYKAAGSDYSQIFLDKYLKRSPDSDLFLLDAVTLDLDRSFDALYSNKVLHHLKRDELILSFERQAELLNSEGILCHSFWRGEKQEEFRGLFFQYYLEEEIQALLQPSYTILKTEIYTEFEDDDSFLVIARKKG, encoded by the coding sequence ATGGAATTTTTCAAATCAGAAAAAAATGTAGAGGAATATATATCCATGGCTGCAGGCTCTGACGGTCAGGAGCTTATTGACATATTAAAAAATTATCTGCCTTCAGGGGCTTCTGTTCTGGAGATAGGGATGGGGCCGGGAGTGGATCTGGATATCCTGAAGAAGGACTATAAGGCGGCTGGATCTGATTACTCACAGATCTTTCTGGATAAATATCTGAAGCGTTCTCCTGATTCCGATCTTTTCCTGCTGGATGCGGTGACACTGGATTTGGACCGCAGCTTTGATGCCCTGTATTCCAACAAGGTTCTTCATCATCTTAAAAGGGATGAGCTTATCCTGTCATTTGAGAGACAGGCAGAGCTTTTAAACAGTGAAGGCATACTCTGTCATTCATTCTGGAGGGGTGAAAAGCAGGAGGAATTCAGGGGCCTTTTCTTCCAGTATTATCTTGAAGAGGAGATTCAGGCCCTTCTTCAGCCTTCCTATACAATCCTTAAGACTGAGATCTATACTGAGTTTGAGGATGATGATTCTTTTCTTGTGATTGCCCGGAAAAAGGGGTAA
- a CDS encoding sterol desaturase family protein, whose protein sequence is MGKADIDFETRDEKGHWSPPAMEYSPLFQWPWKIGAVLKWLFAWGGYLWPRHLAYALLAVCTWFYLQADFSVTSELSAPWIGGMLLRNYIFVILVFGFYHLTLYILKFQGTRGKYHPGWQAENSKKFMFKDQVKDNMFRSLIFGVPIWTAWEVLYYLLGAKGFMPLMELSDNPVWFVAFFLIIPLWRETHFYFIHRLIHWKPLLRSIHSVHHKNPNCGPWSGLAMHPIEHFLYFSVVLIHFVVPSHPVHFFFNSQLTALTPAPGHTGFEGPLFKGVWPAGDYFHYLHHRYVSCNFGGGTIPWDKWLGRFYNGEGPYKTRK, encoded by the coding sequence GTGGGAAAGGCAGACATAGATTTTGAAACAAGAGATGAAAAAGGGCATTGGAGCCCTCCTGCCATGGAGTATTCTCCCTTGTTTCAATGGCCCTGGAAAATTGGAGCAGTCTTAAAATGGCTTTTCGCCTGGGGCGGTTATCTCTGGCCCCGACATCTGGCTTATGCCTTGCTGGCAGTCTGTACCTGGTTTTATCTTCAAGCAGATTTCTCAGTGACATCTGAACTCAGTGCACCCTGGATCGGTGGAATGCTCCTTCGAAACTATATCTTTGTTATATTGGTTTTCGGCTTTTACCATCTGACACTCTATATCCTGAAATTTCAGGGTACCCGGGGAAAGTATCATCCCGGGTGGCAGGCTGAGAATTCAAAGAAATTTATGTTTAAAGATCAGGTGAAGGATAATATGTTCAGGTCTCTTATTTTTGGTGTCCCAATCTGGACGGCCTGGGAAGTTTTATATTACCTGCTGGGTGCTAAGGGATTTATGCCTCTGATGGAACTCTCTGATAATCCTGTCTGGTTTGTCGCATTCTTTCTTATTATACCCCTCTGGAGGGAGACTCATTTCTATTTCATTCATAGACTGATTCACTGGAAACCTCTTCTCAGATCCATACACAGTGTTCATCATAAAAATCCGAATTGCGGTCCCTGGTCCGGGCTGGCTATGCATCCTATTGAACATTTTCTCTATTTTTCAGTGGTGCTTATCCATTTTGTTGTGCCCAGTCATCCGGTTCATTTCTTTTTCAATTCCCAGTTGACTGCTCTAACACCGGCTCCCGGGCACACCGGCTTTGAAGGACCACTGTTTAAAGGAGTCTGGCCTGCCGGTGATTATTTCCATTATCTCCATCATCGCTATGTTTCCTGTAATTTCGGAGGTGGAACTATCCCCTGGGATAAATGGCTGGGACGTTTCTATAACGGGGAAGGACCATATAAAACCAGGAAATAG
- the modA gene encoding molybdate ABC transporter substrate-binding protein has translation MKRVILFVSILFFPISFTFAGGAQESPETMDSVVVFAAASTIDVMQTLADLFEEETGHTVLLNPASSGTLARQLSQGAEADVYISASKKWMDSVVDDGLVEETQPFARNRMVLIAPSDSPDSALELGADYDFPGSFEGRLSMGDPAHVPAGAYAQKALEFYGWYEELSPRILPAANVRAALSVVELAETDRGVVYRTDALKSDKVKILAVFPEESHNPVSYYSALLKDCSDGGRDFYDFAVNGGKTDSVLKEFGFDMKL, from the coding sequence ATGAAAAGGGTTATTCTTTTTGTCTCCATTTTGTTCTTTCCAATCTCATTCACATTTGCAGGGGGAGCTCAGGAATCTCCTGAGACTATGGATTCTGTTGTAGTATTTGCCGCGGCCAGTACAATAGATGTCATGCAGACTCTGGCGGATCTGTTCGAAGAGGAGACTGGACATACAGTCCTGCTCAATCCGGCATCCAGTGGAACTCTTGCCAGGCAGCTCTCCCAGGGAGCCGAGGCAGATGTCTACATTTCGGCTTCAAAGAAGTGGATGGACTCTGTTGTTGATGATGGCCTGGTGGAAGAAACACAACCCTTTGCCCGTAACAGAATGGTTCTGATTGCTCCTTCTGACAGCCCTGATTCTGCGCTTGAACTGGGAGCTGATTATGATTTTCCCGGCAGTTTTGAAGGGCGGTTATCCATGGGAGATCCGGCTCATGTTCCTGCGGGAGCCTATGCTCAAAAGGCTCTGGAATTTTACGGTTGGTATGAAGAACTTTCCCCTAGAATCCTGCCGGCAGCCAATGTCCGAGCTGCTTTATCTGTTGTTGAACTGGCTGAGACTGACCGAGGCGTTGTTTACCGCACAGATGCCCTGAAGTCTGATAAAGTAAAGATACTTGCAGTATTCCCTGAGGAATCCCATAACCCTGTATCCTATTATTCTGCGCTGCTGAAAGACTGCAGTGATGGGGGAAGGGACTTTTACGACTTTGCTGTTAACGGCGGAAAAACTGACTCTGTTCTTAAAGAATTCGGTTTTGATATGAAGCTCTGA
- the modC gene encoding molybdenum ABC transporter ATP-binding protein, producing the protein MSLQFDLQLPRRDFTLDIDGEFGDQTIGIFGPSGAGKTSFFTLLTGLEKPVSGKIVLNGRVLTDTDKGIFVPVHKRKIGVVFQDKLLFPHMTIRENILFGERYASNRSICLEEVAELLGLTPLLNTMPSEASGGEQQRAAIGRALLTSPDMLLLDEPFNAMDNSLRATILPYLRNLRDELHIPFLVISHDLPDIQRLTDKIYFMDQGRCAGFGESLDYYGDRVTRDSGFVNCFRLSDSEELAPGLYSCAVEGNASLRLIVPKSPGRTFSLVVSPRAVALSRTKVEGLSVRNQIRGKISRIIRTETHILCIIDAGIRIASQVTVPGAEELELEEGVEVYCLIKALAFRS; encoded by the coding sequence ATGAGTCTTCAATTTGATCTGCAGCTGCCCCGCCGCGATTTTACACTTGATATTGATGGAGAGTTCGGAGACCAGACCATCGGTATCTTCGGACCTTCTGGTGCAGGGAAAACCTCTTTTTTCACCCTTCTTACAGGGCTTGAGAAGCCTGTAAGTGGAAAGATCGTCCTCAATGGAAGAGTTCTTACTGACACTGATAAAGGAATTTTTGTGCCGGTTCATAAGAGAAAAATCGGGGTGGTCTTTCAGGATAAGCTCCTTTTTCCCCACATGACCATAAGAGAGAATATCCTTTTTGGCGAAAGGTATGCTTCAAACAGAAGTATCTGTCTGGAAGAGGTCGCAGAACTTCTTGGACTGACACCCCTTCTGAATACAATGCCCAGTGAAGCTTCGGGAGGAGAACAGCAGCGTGCCGCCATCGGCCGGGCTCTGCTTACATCACCGGATATGCTGCTCCTGGATGAACCGTTCAACGCCATGGATAACTCACTGAGGGCGACCATTCTTCCCTATCTGCGGAACCTGCGAGATGAGCTCCATATTCCCTTTCTGGTAATCAGTCACGACCTGCCGGATATTCAGCGGCTTACCGATAAAATTTACTTTATGGATCAGGGACGCTGTGCGGGTTTTGGAGAATCTCTGGATTATTACGGCGACCGTGTGACCAGGGATTCGGGATTTGTAAACTGCTTCCGTCTCAGTGATTCTGAAGAACTGGCTCCGGGATTGTATTCATGTGCCGTGGAAGGTAATGCCTCATTGCGTCTGATTGTGCCTAAATCCCCGGGCCGCACTTTTTCTCTAGTTGTATCACCCAGGGCTGTTGCTCTCTCCCGTACCAAAGTGGAAGGCCTTTCTGTCCGGAATCAGATCCGGGGAAAGATCAGCCGAATAATACGGACCGAAACCCACATTCTCTGCATTATAGATGCGGGAATCCGTATCGCCTCTCAGGTCACTGTTCCGGGAGCCGAAGAACTGGAGTTGGAAGAGGGTGTCGAGGTATATTGCCTGATCAAAGCCCTGGCATTCCGCTCCTGA
- the creD gene encoding cell envelope integrity protein CreD translates to MKEHLEMKDIKNIKVKRPGWMNSGKPGYGLKIIIVLAMILLFLIPLGMIKNLVWEREQRKWVAEESILSSWGADTAVGGPLLVIPRKIKYEVTDEDGKYLRTEEYLENVYLLPESMDIFAQSSSESKFRGIFEVPVFTLNVEGSGNFALEALYKNYDRETLVWEDAYVQFSYPSLKGMKRTEPLLWEGKELDFEAGDSSRSLYGATLKVDVDAGHGNIQDISRVIPFHFQQEIRGGRSLEFLPLAGSTKIHMESDWAAPSFQGYYLPTEQNITDEGFTAEWMINSLSRSVPECWSASQDQFFQDLLESAFGLNYYPEFDSYQKTRRTVEYGILFILIPFLTFFLFELIRKVKIHPVQYLLAGFGNVLFYLILLSVSEHLNFNQSYLIASSAVTVMLSLYTLSIKGIGRKGLYLLPVMTAGYSYLFFVLKSEDYALIMGTAGLFGALTLTMYLTRGINWYGNSETEADDNLI, encoded by the coding sequence ATGAAAGAACACCTGGAAATGAAAGACATTAAAAACATCAAAGTAAAGAGGCCCGGATGGATGAACTCAGGAAAACCCGGCTACGGCTTGAAGATCATTATCGTACTGGCAATGATACTTCTTTTTCTAATCCCCCTGGGAATGATTAAAAATCTGGTATGGGAAAGGGAGCAGAGAAAATGGGTGGCCGAAGAGAGTATCCTCTCCTCCTGGGGTGCAGACACAGCCGTGGGCGGTCCGCTGCTGGTCATTCCCCGGAAGATTAAATATGAAGTTACCGATGAAGATGGAAAATACCTGAGAACAGAAGAATATTTGGAAAATGTTTATCTCCTCCCTGAGAGCATGGATATTTTTGCCCAAAGCAGCAGTGAAAGCAAATTCAGGGGTATCTTCGAAGTTCCTGTATTTACTTTAAACGTTGAAGGCTCCGGTAATTTTGCCCTTGAGGCGCTTTATAAAAACTATGACCGTGAGACCCTTGTCTGGGAAGATGCCTATGTGCAGTTCAGTTATCCCAGTTTAAAAGGGATGAAAAGAACCGAGCCTCTCCTCTGGGAAGGGAAAGAACTTGATTTTGAAGCAGGTGACAGCAGCCGATCCTTATACGGAGCCACCCTGAAGGTTGATGTGGATGCGGGACACGGAAATATTCAGGATATAAGCAGGGTTATCCCCTTTCATTTCCAGCAGGAGATCCGCGGCGGTCGTTCTCTTGAGTTCCTTCCCCTGGCAGGCAGCACAAAAATACATATGGAATCCGACTGGGCGGCCCCCTCCTTCCAGGGTTATTACCTGCCGACAGAACAGAACATCACAGATGAAGGATTTACAGCCGAATGGATGATTAACTCACTCAGCAGAAGTGTCCCCGAGTGCTGGAGCGCTTCACAGGATCAATTTTTTCAGGATCTTCTGGAATCTGCCTTCGGTCTTAATTATTATCCCGAGTTTGATTCCTATCAGAAAACAAGACGGACCGTAGAGTACGGCATTCTATTTATTCTGATTCCCTTTCTTACATTTTTCCTTTTTGAACTGATCAGAAAAGTAAAGATTCATCCCGTGCAGTACCTTCTGGCCGGCTTTGGAAATGTTCTGTTCTACCTCATACTCCTCTCCGTATCAGAGCACCTGAATTTTAATCAATCCTATCTGATTGCCTCATCGGCGGTCACTGTAATGCTCTCTCTCTACACTCTCTCCATAAAAGGAATCGGGAGAAAAGGTCTGTACCTCCTGCCTGTTATGACTGCGGGCTATTCCTACCTCTTCTTTGTTCTGAAGTCTGAAGACTATGCACTGATCATGGGAACCGCAGGACTCTTTGGAGCTCTGACTCTGACTATGTATCTGACCAGAGGAATCAACTGGTACGGGAATTCCGAAACAGAAGCTGATGACAATTTGATTTAA
- a CDS encoding methyl-accepting chemotaxis protein, whose product MNTEKQKQKSTILKKLLFTFGGLSLILFLLFGGSLLYVTNKSFTELTESMNLQLAASRGDEISRWLEGHINIVKSFSDLTIIKAGSLEDAGAYLEGRHNSMNKEFAMIFISDDQGNYRSSLGADGNISSRDYFRELKDGGLDTAISNPVVSQSMGIPIFVIAHKVTDSNGNFKGIIAATVKLETLSQIATSVKMGKTGFGFIVDGIGSVLAHPDQDLIMQTMDTEEYQLNLVGLDSLLSQLTKEVQGTQGEIRNKSGERLVTFLHSVKMTPGWTLGITISRKEYLATITETIRLIILMTIIAITILVAAVFQFAQSFSKTIKAAALLAVQISGGDLTARIDDKVLKQSDEVGDLARALNQMTTELRENFIEIQSIADQITQGSESISSTSQLMSEGATEQAATSQEVSASMDKMTDSINANSDNTNMTESIANKVALSAGEGGKAVDETITYSKNISEKIKVISEIARQTNMLALNAAIEAARAGEAGSGFAVVAGEVRKLAVNSQKSATEIISETTESLKVATSAGQILLEEVIPEIRNTAELVSEVKAATEEQRIESEQINTALRQLDSVVQQNAASSEELASMAEEFSSQALVLNELVARFKTEN is encoded by the coding sequence ATGAATACAGAGAAACAAAAACAAAAATCAACTATTTTGAAAAAGTTGCTTTTCACTTTTGGAGGTCTCTCACTCATTCTATTCCTCCTCTTCGGCGGTTCCCTTTTATATGTAACGAATAAATCATTCACAGAACTGACAGAAAGTATGAATCTGCAGCTGGCAGCCTCCCGGGGAGATGAGATTTCCCGCTGGCTGGAGGGACATATCAATATAGTGAAGAGCTTTTCTGATCTGACAATTATCAAGGCAGGAAGTCTGGAGGATGCGGGAGCCTATCTGGAGGGCCGGCATAATTCAATGAACAAAGAATTTGCCATGATATTTATCTCCGATGATCAGGGAAACTATCGCTCAAGCCTTGGCGCTGATGGCAATATATCATCCAGAGATTATTTCAGGGAATTGAAGGACGGTGGTTTGGATACTGCCATAAGCAATCCCGTTGTTTCCCAATCCATGGGCATTCCCATCTTTGTAATTGCTCATAAAGTTACAGACAGTAATGGAAATTTCAAGGGTATTATTGCAGCAACTGTAAAGCTGGAAACCCTCTCCCAGATTGCGACTTCTGTTAAGATGGGCAAGACAGGCTTTGGTTTTATCGTTGACGGTATTGGCTCGGTATTAGCTCATCCTGACCAGGATCTGATTATGCAGACCATGGATACTGAAGAATATCAGTTGAATCTGGTCGGCTTGGACAGCCTCCTTTCTCAGCTGACAAAAGAAGTACAAGGTACCCAGGGGGAAATCAGGAACAAATCAGGAGAGCGCCTGGTCACATTCCTCCATTCGGTGAAAATGACTCCCGGCTGGACCCTGGGAATAACAATTAGCAGAAAAGAATATCTTGCAACCATAACAGAGACAATCAGGCTCATTATCCTGATGACAATAATTGCAATTACCATCCTTGTTGCAGCGGTATTCCAGTTTGCACAAAGCTTCAGTAAAACAATAAAGGCTGCTGCACTGCTTGCGGTGCAGATATCCGGGGGAGACCTTACAGCCCGGATCGATGACAAAGTTCTCAAACAGTCAGATGAAGTCGGGGACCTGGCACGGGCACTGAATCAGATGACCACAGAACTGAGAGAAAATTTTATTGAAATACAAAGCATTGCAGATCAGATTACCCAGGGCAGTGAAAGTATCAGTTCCACAAGCCAGCTTATGTCAGAGGGAGCCACAGAACAGGCAGCAACATCTCAGGAAGTTTCGGCTTCCATGGATAAAATGACCGATTCTATAAATGCAAACTCCGACAACACCAATATGACCGAGTCCATTGCAAACAAAGTTGCTCTCAGTGCCGGTGAGGGCGGAAAAGCGGTTGATGAAACAATAACGTATTCTAAAAATATCTCAGAGAAGATCAAGGTCATCAGTGAAATAGCAAGACAGACAAATATGCTTGCTCTGAATGCGGCCATTGAAGCGGCAAGGGCAGGAGAAGCCGGAAGCGGGTTTGCCGTTGTAGCAGGTGAGGTTAGAAAGCTGGCAGTAAACAGCCAGAAATCGGCAACCGAAATAATATCGGAAACAACAGAGTCATTGAAAGTTGCCACATCTGCGGGACAGATTCTTCTGGAAGAGGTTATTCCGGAAATAAGAAATACAGCCGAACTGGTAAGCGAAGTAAAAGCCGCCACAGAGGAACAGCGAATTGAGTCTGAACAGATCAATACTGCTCTGAGACAACTGGATTCTGTTGTTCAGCAGAATGCCGCTTCCTCCGAGGAATTGGCATCCATGGCAGAAGAGTTCAGTTCCCAGGCATTGGTGCTTAACGAGCTGGTAGCCCGTTTCAAGACGGAGAATTAA
- a CDS encoding ATP-binding protein: MISKLTLRLLVFNLLLVFFPLGAVLYLDTYERQLLDSMEHSMVQQGRLVSASLNGKDNLQEEGLRLLKNLEGHQNARIRIVDKDGALLADSSSPDLQLPVEEILNSYVKPSRIDSVYEEIPEDLRENWLYKAAVYPLNIIKRLFVPPTAPLGSAEFYSGSFLLLGPEIQLALAGKYGAFTRYSSGGQRSVNLYSALPIFYGEEVIGVVLVSRSTYKILSDLYSLRLDMVRIFIYSIIAAAILSMLLARTITIPVKKLRDQAESFLDHRGRVRGQFRSLKNRDEIGDLSRVLDGLSSSLVEYTRFMDGFSSDLSHELKNPVAAILNAAELSLDADALDQKRFTQIIQKEGLRIQRLIDDLREISHVDIKLAEESLDTVDLKALVTSLVEQRTMTEGSDLFQLDIQSAGPYYLRGSADRLIQCFSNLMDNALSFSPEGEHPLLVLKKSGGKVEVTVLDRGPGIPEGNMDKLFDRFFSDRPGSEKKKHSGLGLSISYAVVHAYRGEILVENRDGGGACFKVILPLSPL; the protein is encoded by the coding sequence ATGATCTCAAAACTCACACTGCGCTTACTTGTATTTAATCTGCTTCTGGTATTTTTCCCTTTGGGTGCCGTGCTCTATCTGGATACCTATGAGAGACAGCTTCTGGATAGTATGGAACATTCCATGGTTCAGCAGGGCCGTCTGGTTTCGGCATCATTGAATGGTAAAGATAATCTACAGGAAGAGGGATTGCGGCTGCTGAAGAATCTTGAGGGACATCAGAATGCCCGTATAAGAATTGTAGATAAAGATGGAGCACTGCTGGCGGATTCAAGTTCTCCTGATCTGCAGCTCCCTGTAGAGGAGATTCTCAACAGTTATGTAAAACCCAGTAGAATCGATTCAGTTTATGAAGAGATTCCAGAGGATCTGAGGGAAAACTGGCTCTACAAAGCGGCAGTATACCCCCTTAATATAATAAAGCGCTTATTTGTTCCCCCTACGGCTCCTCTGGGGTCCGCCGAATTTTACAGTGGTAGTTTTCTGCTTCTGGGGCCGGAAATTCAGTTGGCTCTTGCCGGGAAATATGGTGCCTTTACAAGATATTCCAGCGGGGGACAGCGTTCGGTTAACCTCTATTCGGCGCTGCCGATTTTTTATGGAGAAGAGGTGATCGGTGTAGTGCTGGTCTCAAGATCCACCTATAAAATCCTGAGTGATCTCTACAGTCTCAGACTGGATATGGTCAGGATCTTTATCTACTCAATTATTGCTGCTGCTATCCTGTCCATGCTCTTAGCCAGAACGATTACAATCCCTGTTAAAAAACTTAGAGATCAGGCAGAGAGTTTTCTTGATCACCGGGGGAGGGTACGGGGGCAGTTCCGATCACTGAAAAACCGGGATGAGATAGGTGACCTCTCCAGAGTTCTGGATGGCCTCTCCTCCAGTCTTGTTGAATATACCCGCTTTATGGACGGATTTTCTTCAGATCTTTCTCATGAGCTGAAGAACCCTGTTGCTGCAATTCTTAATGCAGCTGAGCTGAGTCTGGATGCAGATGCCCTTGATCAGAAACGCTTTACCCAGATTATTCAAAAAGAGGGGCTCAGGATACAGAGACTGATTGATGATCTGAGAGAGATCAGCCATGTGGATATTAAACTGGCCGAAGAGTCACTGGATACTGTGGATCTGAAAGCCCTTGTTACCTCCCTTGTAGAGCAGAGAACCATGACTGAGGGATCAGATCTATTTCAGCTTGATATTCAGTCTGCCGGCCCATATTACCTGAGAGGCTCAGCAGACCGCCTGATACAGTGTTTTAGCAATCTGATGGATAATGCATTAAGCTTTTCTCCTGAAGGAGAGCATCCTTTACTTGTTCTGAAAAAGAGTGGCGGGAAGGTTGAGGTCACGGTTCTGGACCGTGGGCCGGGAATCCCTGAGGGAAATATGGACAAGCTATTTGACCGTTTCTTTTCAGACCGCCCCGGGAGTGAGAAGAAAAAACATTCAGGATTGGGACTTTCAATCTCCTATGCCGTAGTGCATGCATACAGAGGTGAGATTCTTGTTGAGAACAGAGATGGTGGGGGTGCCTGTTTCAAGGTCATACTCCCATTGAGTCCGCTGTGA